A genomic window from Campylobacter concisus includes:
- the trpA gene encoding tryptophan synthase subunit alpha, producing MDKVRSAFSGKKANIGYIVAGYPSLEKTKEFLENLNESTLDLVEIGIPYSDPLADGKLIAQASFETVQNGVNTDVVFDMLEGCKAKVTKPLVFLVYYNIIFAYGVDKFLKRSVEAGVSGFIVPDLPCEECEEFALKCKELKLSLVPLISVTSGGRADGILKFGSGFIYALGAIGVSGSKRADEDRIKNLVLELKKKSDLPVAVGFGIKNKDDVNEVKKYADGAIIGTQIVKLCADFSGEKLVKEIDKLF from the coding sequence ATGGATAAGGTTAGAAGCGCATTTAGTGGCAAAAAGGCAAACATCGGCTACATCGTGGCTGGATATCCAAGCCTAGAAAAAACGAAGGAATTTTTAGAAAATTTGAACGAGAGCACGCTTGATTTAGTCGAGATCGGCATCCCTTACTCTGATCCGCTAGCTGACGGAAAACTCATCGCGCAAGCTAGCTTTGAGACGGTGCAAAATGGCGTAAATACAGACGTTGTCTTTGATATGCTTGAAGGCTGCAAGGCAAAAGTGACAAAGCCACTTGTATTTCTGGTTTATTACAACATCATCTTTGCTTACGGCGTTGATAAATTTCTAAAAAGATCAGTTGAGGCTGGAGTTAGCGGCTTTATCGTTCCGGATCTGCCTTGCGAGGAGTGCGAGGAATTTGCTCTAAAATGTAAGGAGCTAAAATTAAGCCTCGTGCCACTTATCAGTGTTACATCTGGTGGTAGGGCGGATGGAATTTTAAAATTTGGCTCAGGATTTATCTACGCTCTTGGCGCAATCGGCGTTAGCGGCTCAAAAAGAGCTGATGAAGATAGGATAAAAAATTTAGTTCTAGAGCTTAAGAAAAAGAGCGATCTGCCAGTGGCTGTTGGCTTTGGTATAAAAAACAAAGATGATGTTAATGAAGTAAAAAAATATGCTGACGGAGCGATAATAGGCACGCAAATAGTTAAGCTTTGTGCCGATTTTAGCGGTGAAAAGCTAGTAAAAGAGATAGATAAACTCTTTTAA
- a CDS encoding chemotaxis protein CheX gives MRKVIDEATSYLCKDTLGLDLEFGKSLGKGFYGASIPVYKGKSEYHFYLFFKKDTLKIFMNAFFGHEDVDGGDLDDLCKEIANQIIGKAKNLLNEKEPNAYKLGTPEFLGEVENFGIKLKDKFVYKIKNRTFQIGYDIQ, from the coding sequence ATGAGAAAAGTTATAGATGAAGCTACAAGCTATCTTTGCAAGGATACTTTAGGGCTAGATTTAGAGTTTGGCAAGAGTCTAGGTAAAGGATTTTACGGAGCTAGCATACCAGTCTATAAGGGCAAGAGCGAGTATCATTTTTACCTATTTTTTAAAAAAGATACTTTGAAAATTTTCATGAATGCCTTTTTTGGTCACGAAGATGTTGATGGTGGTGATCTAGACGATCTTTGTAAAGAGATAGCAAATCAGATCATTGGCAAAGCTAAAAATTTACTAAATGAAAAAGAGCCAAATGCTTATAAACTTGGAACGCCTGAATTTTTAGGCGAAGTTGAAAATTTTGGCATCAAACTAAAAGATAAATTTGTATATAAAATAAAAAATAGAACATTTCAAATAGGCTATGACATACAATGA
- a CDS encoding AAA family ATPase — MFSNFCGIKIQGKCFQSEVKLNFFEKEYHRFCLIYGKNGSGKSTISQAFDTVEQNNQSLIASQIIDKSGAAVDLTNEDQKKNIFVFNEEYVNSKVKIKNNGLDAIVLLGKAKDIDEKLEKAKRINEKLKGRQSKYQEDFQKYSDIQNTDNPEKYKYDIIKSLKDNFAEREKNILGNTNRNLQNKTIEFAKNIIDHFETDVSTDELKNNFDEKLKSYEDMQSDLNFSEDIKKLNFEEIKQLLLHQVEQKQLTSREEEIKQAIAEASHLVTKNIMESDKDICPYCFQKLTDEYKKEILSSLETIFNPDIQNHRRNLENKKQEIQNSLNSLKNLPDMDKLDKDLFDAIKIQINTCQTEITEKLNQKIQNPFVALNLDVNFDNLVNELNQNLDQIEQKRQVFMAQKDRANELKQELEELNKQIAYYEIKDDFKHYEEKLEVKKTLDSNREHNDKRLGCITSKISKLNAQNEQINIAQDKINEYLKYIFFKEGRLELSENQGQYVLKSNSNRVKAKDVSTGERNAIALSYFFTEIFKGENSEEFYTKPKFIVIDDPISSFDFENRVGMMSFLNYQIHKIMTGCNKSKMIILTHDLMSAFDMQKIIGSLPQIKINDKNEVIFIQRELKNQKLVDFGKKYSEYKTLLNEIYDYANNSISENVNIGNNMRKVLETFGTFNYQCGIEDIARDKTIVVNLSPEQQAYFENLMYRLVLHGESHAEDKTKTLDFFSCIGEDEKQKTAKDILSLLYLLNKAHLQKYLQKEQVEKIEQWVGNCRISNNRIN; from the coding sequence ATGTTTAGTAATTTTTGTGGCATAAAAATTCAGGGAAAGTGCTTTCAAAGTGAAGTAAAATTAAATTTTTTTGAGAAAGAGTACCATAGATTTTGTTTAATCTATGGCAAAAACGGAAGCGGTAAAAGCACTATTTCTCAAGCTTTTGATACCGTCGAACAAAACAATCAATCTCTTATTGCTAGCCAAATTATAGACAAAAGCGGCGCAGCAGTAGATTTAACAAACGAAGATCAGAAAAAGAATATTTTTGTATTTAATGAAGAGTATGTAAATAGTAAAGTTAAAATTAAAAATAATGGTTTAGACGCGATAGTTTTACTTGGAAAAGCGAAAGATATAGATGAGAAGCTTGAAAAAGCAAAAAGGATTAATGAAAAATTAAAAGGAAGACAAAGTAAATATCAAGAAGATTTTCAAAAATATAGTGATATACAAAATACAGATAATCCTGAAAAATATAAGTATGACATAATAAAAAGCTTAAAAGATAACTTTGCCGAACGAGAGAAAAATATTTTAGGAAATACAAATAGAAATTTACAAAATAAAACAATAGAATTCGCAAAAAATATCATAGATCATTTTGAAACAGATGTAAGTACAGATGAGCTGAAAAATAACTTTGATGAAAAACTTAAATCCTACGAAGATATGCAAAGCGATTTAAATTTTTCGGAAGATATAAAAAAGTTAAATTTTGAAGAAATTAAGCAGCTTTTGCTACATCAAGTAGAACAAAAGCAATTAACCTCAAGAGAAGAAGAAATAAAACAGGCAATAGCAGAAGCAAGCCATTTGGTAACTAAAAATATAATGGAAAGTGATAAAGATATTTGTCCATATTGCTTTCAAAAACTAACAGACGAATATAAAAAAGAAATTTTATCAAGCTTAGAAACAATCTTTAATCCAGATATACAAAACCATCGAAGGAATTTGGAAAACAAGAAGCAAGAAATCCAGAATTCACTAAATAGTTTAAAAAATTTGCCAGATATGGATAAATTAGATAAAGATTTATTTGATGCCATAAAAATACAAATTAATACTTGCCAAACTGAAATCACTGAAAAACTAAATCAAAAGATACAAAATCCTTTCGTCGCCTTAAATTTAGATGTAAATTTTGACAACTTAGTTAATGAATTAAATCAAAATTTGGACCAGATTGAGCAAAAAAGACAAGTTTTTATGGCACAAAAAGATAGAGCAAACGAGCTAAAACAAGAGCTTGAAGAACTAAATAAACAAATAGCCTACTACGAGATAAAAGATGATTTTAAACATTATGAAGAAAAGCTAGAAGTTAAGAAGACTTTAGACAGTAATAGAGAGCATAATGATAAGCGACTAGGGTGTATAACTAGTAAAATTTCAAAACTAAATGCTCAAAATGAGCAGATAAATATAGCTCAAGATAAGATTAATGAATATCTAAAATATATATTTTTTAAAGAAGGTAGGCTTGAACTTAGCGAAAATCAAGGGCAATATGTCTTAAAATCAAACAGCAATAGAGTAAAAGCCAAAGACGTCTCGACCGGCGAGCGAAACGCTATTGCATTAAGCTATTTTTTTACCGAAATTTTTAAAGGCGAGAATAGTGAGGAATTTTATACAAAACCAAAATTTATAGTTATAGATGATCCGATTTCTAGCTTTGATTTTGAAAATAGAGTTGGGATGATGTCATTTTTAAATTACCAAATTCATAAAATTATGACCGGTTGCAATAAAAGCAAGATGATAATTTTAACTCACGATTTGATGAGCGCGTTTGATATGCAAAAGATTATTGGCTCACTACCACAAATAAAAATCAACGATAAAAATGAAGTAATTTTTATACAAAGAGAACTAAAAAATCAGAAATTAGTTGATTTTGGTAAAAAATATTCAGAATATAAAACTCTTTTGAACGAGATTTATGATTATGCAAATAACTCTATATCAGAAAATGTAAATATTGGCAATAACATGAGAAAAGTACTAGAAACCTTTGGCACATTTAATTATCAGTGTGGCATAGAAGATATCGCAAGAGACAAGACAATAGTAGTCAATTTAAGCCCAGAACAACAAGCATATTTTGAAAATTTAATGTATCGTTTGGTTTTGCACGGTGAAAGTCATGCAGAGGATAAAACAAAAACTCTTGATTTTTTCTCTTGTATTGGCGAAGATGAAAAACAAAAGACTGCAAAAGACATCCTTTCTCTTCTGTACTTACTAAACAAAGCACACCTGCAAAAGTATTTACAAAAAGAACAGGTAGAAAAAATAGAGCAGTGGGTTGGAAATTGTAGGATATCAAACAACAGAATAAATTAA
- a CDS encoding dihydroneopterin aldolase — translation MKSEMTTIIKDYKFETIIGMLDFERVAKQEVQMNLEICSTGFIDYVLIIDFVKNFYNERQFQSVEESLEETSKALKEKFGSLTSLKMEILKTEILPNAVVGAKINTIF, via the coding sequence ATGAAAAGCGAGATGACGACGATCATTAAAGATTATAAATTTGAAACGATCATCGGAATGCTTGATTTTGAGCGAGTCGCTAAGCAAGAGGTGCAAATGAATCTAGAAATTTGCTCAACTGGTTTTATTGATTATGTTTTAATTATTGACTTTGTTAAAAATTTTTATAATGAAAGACAGTTTCAAAGCGTTGAAGAGTCGCTTGAAGAAACTAGCAAAGCGTTAAAAGAGAAATTTGGCTCACTAACTAGCCTTAAAATGGAAATTTTAAAAACTGAAATTTTACCAAACGCAGTTGTTGGAGCAAAAATAAACACTATTTTTTAA
- the fliN gene encoding flagellar motor switch protein FliN produces MSEESAIETLEQLGLFKSYDELLDISVDFIAELGTTTVSINELLKFEAGSVIDLEKPAGESVELYINNRIFGKGEVMVYEKNLAIRINEILDSKSVIQYFKKELL; encoded by the coding sequence ATGAGCGAAGAAAGTGCGATAGAGACACTAGAGCAGTTAGGGCTTTTTAAGAGCTATGACGAGCTTTTGGATATCAGTGTTGACTTTATAGCTGAACTAGGAACTACCACGGTTAGTATAAATGAGCTTTTGAAATTTGAAGCTGGTTCGGTCATAGACCTTGAAAAGCCAGCTGGTGAGAGTGTGGAGTTATATATAAATAATAGAATTTTTGGAAAAGGCGAAGTAATGGTTTATGAGAAAAATTTAGCCATCAGGATAAATGAAATTTTGGATTCAAAGTCAGTTATTCAGTACTTCAAAAAAGAACTTTTATGA
- a CDS encoding Ppx/GppA phosphatase family protein has translation MAKRTAVIDLGSNSMRMAIFERTSRLAFFILAEYKTKVRLGEGGYGSNNEISESSMEKALKAFSEFSNIIKSYKCNKVLCVGTSALRDAPNANVLISLLRKKLGINLKVIDGKEEATFGAIAAKNLLHNIDECVTIDIGGGSTELARISKGKIIDTLSLDIGTVRLKELFFDKKNLNKLPKFLEQVAKQIDERFKCQNIIAIGGSLRAISSAIMSKNSYPLSSLHGFCYKLSDEQAYIESIANVSVLELNKFPIKKDRYDTIREGAHIFLALAKALNAKNIITSGVGVREGVFLKDFLRPSLKFPQNFNPSIKSLQDRFILSCNKSVTKYAKDIFMVLKKLHGLSDNYLEVLLVAAKLHNVGQEIGFYGDHKNSAYIVLNALNYGFSHEQKALIAVVIGTNGKKNIYEFERYKNLLPKAECIRWLSFILSLAKALDLTCERLNLNFEFSGHTLKIEGAKEFAMAKEEIKKITKPEIFAISFV, from the coding sequence ATGGCAAAGAGAACCGCAGTAATCGACCTTGGCTCAAATTCTATGCGAATGGCGATATTTGAGAGAACGTCACGCTTAGCGTTTTTTATACTAGCTGAATATAAAACAAAAGTGCGTCTAGGCGAAGGTGGATATGGCTCAAACAATGAAATATCCGAAAGCTCAATGGAAAAAGCGCTAAAAGCCTTTAGCGAATTTTCAAATATCATAAAAAGCTACAAATGCAATAAAGTCTTATGTGTTGGTACTTCAGCGCTTAGGGACGCTCCAAACGCAAATGTTTTGATCTCTCTTTTAAGAAAAAAACTTGGCATAAATTTAAAAGTCATAGACGGCAAAGAAGAGGCTACTTTTGGTGCGATCGCAGCCAAAAATTTACTCCATAATATCGATGAATGCGTCACTATCGATATCGGTGGCGGATCAACTGAACTTGCTAGAATAAGCAAAGGCAAAATAATAGATACGCTCTCGCTTGACATTGGCACAGTTAGATTAAAAGAGCTTTTTTTTGATAAAAAAAACTTAAATAAATTGCCAAAATTTCTAGAACAAGTTGCAAAACAGATAGACGAGCGATTTAAATGCCAAAATATAATCGCTATTGGTGGCTCTCTTAGAGCGATATCATCTGCTATAATGAGCAAAAATTCATACCCTCTTTCTTCGCTTCATGGCTTTTGCTATAAGCTTAGCGACGAGCAAGCCTACATCGAGAGCATTGCAAATGTTAGCGTGCTTGAGCTAAATAAATTTCCTATAAAAAAAGATAGATACGACACCATTAGAGAGGGTGCACATATCTTTTTGGCCCTCGCCAAAGCTCTAAATGCCAAAAATATTATAACAAGTGGGGTTGGCGTAAGAGAGGGAGTGTTCTTAAAAGATTTTTTACGCCCTAGCCTTAAATTTCCGCAAAATTTTAATCCAAGTATCAAAAGTTTGCAAGATCGTTTTATATTATCATGCAATAAATCGGTCACAAAGTATGCAAAAGATATATTTATGGTATTAAAAAAGCTTCACGGTCTAAGCGATAACTATCTTGAAGTGCTTTTAGTTGCTGCAAAACTTCACAATGTCGGTCAAGAGATTGGCTTTTATGGCGATCATAAAAACTCAGCCTATATAGTCTTAAATGCCTTAAATTATGGCTTTTCGCATGAGCAAAAAGCATTGATTGCAGTAGTAATTGGCACAAACGGAAAGAAAAATATCTATGAATTTGAACGGTATAAAAATTTACTTCCAAAAGCCGAGTGTATAAGATGGCTGAGTTTTATACTCTCACTAGCAAAGGCACTTGATCTAACCTGTGAAAGGCTAAATTTAAACTTCGAATTTAGTGGGCACACGTTAAAAATAGAAGGTGCAAAAGAATTTGCTATGGCAAAAGAAGAGATAAAAAAAATCACAAAACCTGAAATTTTTGCTATTTCGTTTGTATAA
- a CDS encoding phosphoribosylanthranilate isomerase yields the protein MALVKICGIKTLDEASAVCALDVDFIGLIFAKSKRRVELNLARQIAKFAHSKGKKVVGVFAEQSDCEIMEICQFVGLDVAQVHGVVSENLGANLKDMGLEIWQVFSVKDSLPEVDFKHFDMALFDCKGENAGGNGTSFEWEILKEAEFKFGMAGGIGEHNIKEALKFKPYLVDINSKVENENGIKDAQKIERILNVVKFNNTLE from the coding sequence ATGGCGCTAGTTAAAATTTGTGGCATCAAAACGCTAGATGAGGCAAGTGCGGTTTGTGCTTTGGATGTTGATTTTATCGGGCTGATATTTGCCAAAAGTAAAAGAAGGGTCGAGCTAAATTTAGCTAGGCAGATAGCGAAATTTGCTCACAGCAAGGGCAAAAAAGTAGTTGGTGTTTTTGCGGAGCAAAGTGATTGCGAGATAATGGAAATTTGCCAGTTTGTTGGTCTTGACGTGGCTCAGGTGCATGGAGTGGTGAGTGAAAATTTAGGTGCAAATTTAAAAGATATGGGGCTTGAGATTTGGCAGGTTTTTAGTGTGAAAGATAGCTTGCCAGAGGTTGATTTTAAGCATTTTGACATGGCGCTTTTTGACTGCAAGGGTGAAAATGCCGGCGGAAATGGCACTAGCTTTGAGTGGGAAATTTTAAAAGAGGCAGAATTTAAATTCGGTATGGCTGGGGGCATAGGCGAGCACAATATAAAAGAAGCGCTCAAATTTAAGCCATATCTAGTCGATATCAACTCTAAAGTCGAAAATGAAAACGGCATAAAAGATGCGCAAAAGATAGAGAGAATTTTAAATGTAGTAAAATTTAACAACACATTGGAGTGA
- a CDS encoding sensor histidine kinase, with the protein MLIVVISVMLYHYIRVTVFQNVVNELNYQAEAYKKNPQNFNPLNSKTFTIENPNKTLATIKTDEPQDKETYIVTQKSKDQSKTILITKLDESSYLSLEKDTTLQAHIVEEIFIDIIIVNVSAILLVLFYALFLSRMLLIPIKILSHKLTNLDEKFLHEIDIKSLPDEFLPLGQSINRLISRIQTFVLYQKELFVGVAHELKTPLAVMKTKNEVTLLKPRESEKYIEALKSNNEAINGMNAMISSVLEIGRQEGAQFEEPVNTDVIGFLKKLAKNYEILAKNDEKNIKLDLKPEILNLKIQTSLLTHIVQNFVQNAIKFSPKNSTITISSKLIKNKFIVEVIDEGIGIDESKDLFAPFKRYGDKGGAGLGLFLAKGAAQALGGEVDIKNRNDRSGAVASLVLNIKG; encoded by the coding sequence ATGCTAATTGTAGTTATTTCGGTAATGCTTTATCACTATATAAGGGTTACCGTTTTTCAAAATGTAGTTAATGAGCTAAACTATCAAGCCGAAGCTTATAAAAAAAATCCTCAGAATTTCAATCCTTTAAATTCAAAAACATTTACGATAGAAAATCCAAATAAAACTCTAGCAACGATAAAAACAGACGAGCCACAAGATAAAGAAACATATATCGTAACACAAAAATCAAAGGATCAAAGTAAAACTATTTTAATAACAAAACTTGATGAAAGCAGTTATTTAAGCCTAGAAAAAGATACTACACTTCAAGCTCATATAGTAGAAGAAATTTTTATAGATATTATAATCGTAAATGTATCAGCGATACTTTTGGTGCTTTTTTATGCACTATTTTTATCAAGAATGCTTTTAATACCTATAAAAATTTTGAGTCACAAACTTACAAATTTAGACGAAAAATTTCTTCATGAGATCGATATAAAAAGTCTACCAGATGAGTTTTTACCACTTGGACAGAGCATAAATAGGCTAATCTCTCGCATCCAAACATTTGTCTTATACCAAAAAGAACTTTTTGTAGGTGTGGCACATGAGCTAAAAACACCGCTGGCTGTAATGAAAACAAAAAATGAAGTTACACTTTTAAAGCCACGCGAGAGCGAAAAATATATCGAGGCTCTAAAATCAAATAATGAAGCTATAAACGGCATGAACGCGATGATAAGTTCTGTGCTTGAGATCGGCCGCCAAGAGGGAGCTCAGTTTGAAGAGCCAGTAAATACCGATGTCATAGGATTTTTAAAAAAACTTGCAAAAAACTATGAGATACTTGCAAAAAATGATGAAAAAAATATAAAACTAGACCTAAAACCAGAAATTTTAAATCTAAAAATACAAACTAGCTTACTAACACACATTGTGCAAAATTTTGTTCAAAATGCCATTAAATTTTCACCAAAGAATAGCACCATTACGATTAGCTCTAAGCTTATAAAAAATAAATTTATCGTCGAAGTAATAGATGAAGGAATAGGCATAGATGAGAGCAAAGATTTATTTGCCCCATTTAAAAGATATGGCGACAAAGGTGGTGCTGGACTTGGGTTGTTTCTAGCTAAAGGTGCAGCACAGGCTCTTGGTGGCGAAGTAGACATTAAAAATAGAAACGATAGAAGCGGTGCAGTCGCAAGCCTAGTTTTAAATATAAAAGGATAA
- the hsrA gene encoding homeostatic response regulator transcription factor HsrA, protein MRILIVEDEVTLNKTIAEGLQEFGYQTDSSENFKDAEYYIGIRNYDLVLTDWMLQDGDGIDLINIIKHKSPRTSVVVLSAKDDKESEIKALRAGADDYIKKPFDFDILVARLEARLRFGGTNIIKIDELIINPDEEKITYLGRDIELKGKPFEVLTHLARHSDQIVSKEQLLDAIWEEPELVTPNVIEVAINQIRQKMDKPLNISTIETVRRRGYRFCFPKKA, encoded by the coding sequence ATGCGTATTTTAATAGTTGAAGATGAAGTGACGCTAAATAAGACGATTGCTGAGGGCTTGCAGGAGTTTGGCTATCAAACTGATAGCTCTGAAAATTTTAAAGATGCTGAGTACTATATAGGCATTAGAAACTATGATCTGGTTTTGACTGATTGGATGCTCCAAGATGGCGATGGCATAGATCTTATAAACATCATCAAACATAAATCTCCACGCACTTCAGTTGTAGTTCTTTCTGCAAAAGATGACAAAGAAAGCGAAATAAAAGCACTTAGAGCTGGTGCTGATGACTATATCAAAAAACCATTTGATTTTGATATCTTAGTAGCTAGACTTGAAGCAAGACTACGCTTTGGCGGTACAAATATTATAAAAATCGATGAGCTCATCATCAACCCAGATGAGGAAAAAATCACATATTTGGGTCGTGATATTGAGCTTAAGGGCAAACCTTTTGAAGTCTTAACTCACCTTGCAAGACACTCAGATCAGATCGTATCTAAAGAGCAACTGCTTGATGCCATCTGGGAAGAGCCAGAGCTTGTAACTCCAAACGTCATTGAAGTCGCTATCAACCAAATCCGCCAAAAAATGGACAAACCGCTAAATATTTCAACAATTGAAACTGTTAGAAGACGCGGATATAGATTTTGTTTTCCAAAAAAAGCCTAA
- the trpB gene encoding tryptophan synthase subunit beta encodes MNSKAYFGKFGGQFVPETVMFALDELENAYESIAKTKEFKDELDDLLKNYVGRPSPLFFAKRLSEHYGHEIYLKREDLNHTGAHKINNALAQALLAKKMGKRKILAETGAGQHGVATATAAALLGLECDVYMGATDVARQQLNAFRMQLLGAKVVSVEDGLKTLKEATTAAIQAWVNEIESAFYVIGSAVGPHPYPKIVRDFQSIIGTEAKAQLVDYGKKADYVIACVGGGSNAIGIFSAFLDDESVNLVGIEAGGLGIETPYHAATLSKGKTGIIHGMKTTVLQDEYGMISPVHSISAGLDYPGIGPEHAHLNDIKRVKYEAVTDDECINALYFLSKMEGIIPAIESAHALAYLEKLCPKLDKKSVIVVNVSGRGDKDINTVIGYEKGKIYG; translated from the coding sequence ATGAATAGCAAGGCGTATTTTGGAAAATTTGGCGGGCAGTTCGTGCCTGAGACGGTGATGTTTGCACTTGATGAGCTAGAAAATGCTTATGAGAGCATCGCAAAGACAAAAGAGTTTAAAGATGAGCTTGATGATCTTTTGAAAAACTACGTTGGCAGGCCTAGTCCGCTCTTTTTTGCAAAGCGCTTAAGCGAGCACTATGGACATGAAATTTACCTAAAAAGAGAGGATCTAAACCACACGGGCGCGCATAAGATAAATAATGCCCTAGCTCAAGCGCTGCTTGCTAAAAAAATGGGTAAAAGGAAAATTTTAGCTGAGACTGGAGCTGGTCAGCATGGCGTGGCAACAGCGACTGCAGCGGCACTTTTGGGCTTAGAGTGTGACGTATATATGGGCGCAACAGACGTTGCTAGACAGCAGCTAAATGCCTTTCGTATGCAGCTTCTTGGCGCAAAAGTGGTGAGCGTAGAAGATGGCTTAAAAACGCTAAAAGAGGCGACTACGGCGGCTATTCAAGCGTGGGTAAATGAGATAGAAAGCGCATTTTACGTCATCGGCTCAGCCGTTGGCCCGCACCCATACCCAAAGATCGTGCGTGACTTCCAAAGCATCATCGGCACAGAGGCCAAAGCTCAGCTTGTAGACTATGGTAAAAAGGCTGACTACGTTATCGCCTGCGTTGGTGGCGGCAGTAATGCTATTGGCATTTTTAGTGCATTTTTGGACGATGAGAGTGTAAATTTAGTAGGCATAGAGGCTGGCGGACTTGGTATAGAGACGCCTTATCACGCAGCTACGCTTAGCAAAGGCAAAACCGGCATCATCCACGGCATGAAAACGACCGTGTTGCAAGATGAGTATGGCATGATCTCGCCAGTTCACAGCATCTCAGCAGGCCTAGACTACCCAGGCATAGGCCCAGAGCACGCTCACCTAAACGATATCAAAAGGGTAAAATACGAAGCCGTGACCGACGATGAGTGCATAAATGCCTTGTATTTTCTAAGCAAGATGGAGGGCATCATCCCAGCCATCGAGAGCGCGCACGCGCTGGCATATCTAGAAAAGCTTTGCCCAAAACTCGATAAAAAAAGCGTCATCGTCGTAAACGTCTCAGGCAGGGGCGATAAGGATATAAACACAGTTATAGGCTACGAAAAAGGAAAAATTTATGGATAA
- a CDS encoding excinuclease ABC subunit A yields MKFILFFLLFATQILASNLLTYNIYERADRVDIMLSFDAPYEGNIFQKREKDTTSLILNSLNYDQSTSKDINSKIIQELEIEPKQNSLVLNLRSNDAIIVNASKTTDSFGLRIRVTLKNAKPQIQNMPQASAKIETPSTPKMDEEPMLNIDSRYFIVLSVLIALLIFLYVFKRYITSKSSDFGGFKTPRNQSQNDTKSMNWLLKNQNSGVNIIYEKYLDRTNKLMLLSYENRRYLVIVGSSNVMLDSFGEDKIQNEQDFAMFFEENKKKLSSFLEERKNSLSNYKDKMSGEF; encoded by the coding sequence ATGAAATTTATACTATTTTTCTTACTTTTTGCAACTCAAATTTTAGCTTCAAACCTATTAACTTACAATATCTATGAACGTGCTGATAGAGTCGATATTATGCTTAGCTTTGATGCACCTTATGAAGGAAATATCTTTCAAAAGCGCGAAAAAGACACAACGTCTTTGATATTAAATTCGCTAAATTACGATCAAAGTACTAGCAAAGACATAAATTCAAAGATTATTCAAGAGCTTGAGATAGAGCCAAAGCAAAACTCACTTGTCTTAAATCTGCGCTCAAATGATGCTATTATCGTAAATGCTTCAAAGACGACTGATAGTTTTGGGCTCCGCATTCGTGTAACTCTAAAAAATGCAAAACCTCAAATACAAAATATGCCTCAAGCTAGTGCAAAAATAGAAACCCCTAGCACTCCAAAGATGGATGAAGAGCCTATGCTTAATATAGACTCAAGGTATTTTATAGTTTTAAGTGTGCTTATTGCGCTTCTTATATTTTTATATGTATTTAAAAGATATATTACTTCAAAGAGTAGTGATTTTGGTGGATTTAAAACACCTAGAAATCAGTCTCAAAATGATACAAAATCAATGAACTGGCTACTTAAAAATCAAAATAGTGGCGTAAATATCATCTATGAAAAATATCTTGATCGCACTAATAAACTAATGCTATTAAGCTATGAAAATAGGCGTTATTTAGTGATAGTTGGTAGCTCAAATGTAATGCTTGATAGCTTTGGTGAAGACAAGATACAAAATGAGCAGGATTTTGCTATGTTTTTCGAAGAGAACAAGAAAAAGCTAAGCTCATTTTTAGAAGAGCGAAAAAATAGTTTAAGTAACTATAAAGATAAAATGAGCGGAGAATTTTAG